From one Triticum urartu cultivar G1812 chromosome 3, Tu2.1, whole genome shotgun sequence genomic stretch:
- the LOC125547435 gene encoding LOW QUALITY PROTEIN: pentatricopeptide repeat-containing protein At5g39980, chloroplastic (The sequence of the model RefSeq protein was modified relative to this genomic sequence to represent the inferred CDS: inserted 1 base in 1 codon), protein MIYRKYPRKRPAESGNESILKPGTTPAPRRLASGLLLEMRARGVAADGFSYSTLLAALTFLPLMEADAVAPDLVLFSNLIHLALRAGDAPKALALFSSLRAAGIRSDLKAYNAAIAAYCKPDLLRDAKRLLLLDVPTDGVAPDAESYAPVLAALARRGWHLVAVSLFSHMRAVXALKPDHSVFNIVLNAYGQLDLARDADRLFWSMRQAGVPPSVVTYNTMLRVYGDAGLFGEAVHLFGLMCSTASDGGSNGVLRHNVVTYNTMIAIHGKALEDDKAGSLVQQMQASGIQPNAVTYSTVLFIWLKAVKLDRAAKLFEKLRESGTEMDPVLYQMMVVAYERAGLVSQSKRPLRELGDPDQAIHKETAMKILASAGRVEEAAWLFVQKARTEVGGSRAYLHLS, encoded by the exons ATGATTTATCGAAAGTATCCTAGGAAAAGGCCGGCAGAGAGTGGAAATGAATCAATCCTCAAGCCGGGGACAACTCCTGctccgcgccgcctcgcctcggGCCTCCTCCTCGAGATGCGCGCCAGGGGCGTCGCCGCGGACGGCTTCTCCTACTCCACGCTCCTCGCCGCGCTCACCTTCCTCCCGCTCATGGAGGCCGACGCCGTGGCGCCGGACCTCGTGCTCTTCTCCAACCTCATCCACCTCGCCCTCCGCGCTGGCGACGCGCCCAAGGCACTCGCGCTCTTCTCCAGCCTCCGCGCCGCGGGGATCAGGTCCGACCTCAAGGCCTAcaacgccgccatcgccgcctACTGCAAGCCTGACCTGCTCCGCGACGCCAAGCGCCTGCTGCTCCTTGACGTCCCCACCGACGGCGTGGCCCCCGACGCCGAGTCCTACGCCCCGGTCCTCGCCGCGCTCGCGCGCCGCGGCTGGCACCTCGTGGCGGTCTCGCTCTTCTCGCACATGCGCGCCG GCGCGCTCAAGCCCGACCACTCCGTCTTCAACATCGTGCTCAACGCGTACGGGCAGCTGGACCTCGCGCGCGACGCTGACCGGCTCTTCTGGTCCATGCGCCAGGCCGGGGTGCCGCCGAGCGTCGTCACGTACAACACCATGCTCCGCGTGTACGGCGACGCCGGGCTGTTCGGGGAGGCGGTCCACCTGTTCGGCCTCATGTGCAGCACCGCCTCCGACGGCGGCAGCAACGGCGTCCTTAGGCACAACGTGGTGACGTACAACACCATGATCGCCATCCAcggcaaggcgctggaggacgacaAGGCCGGGAGCCTGGTGCAGCAAATGCAGGCCAGCGGCATCCAGCCCAACGCCGTCACCTACTCCACCGTCCTGTTCATCTGGTTGAAGGCCGTGAAGCTCGACCGCGCCGCGAAGCTCTTCGAGAAGCTGCGGGAGTCTGGCACGGAGATGGACCCCGTGCTGTACCAGATGATGGTGGTCGCGTACGAGCGTGCCGGGCTCGTCTCACAGTCCAAGCGACCGCTGCGCGAGCTCGGAGACCCGGACCAGGCCATCCACAAGGAGACGGCCATGAAGATCCTGGCCAGCGCCGGGCGGGTGGAGGAGGCCGCGTGGCTGTTCGTACAAAAAGCACGGACGGAGGTAGGTGGTAGCAGGGCGTACCTGCACTTGTCCTAG